In one window of Leptospiraceae bacterium DNA:
- the lhgO gene encoding L-2-hydroxyglutarate oxidase: MQKVETDFLVIGAGIIGLVFAKRLKEVFTDAKIIIIDKENDVALHASSRNSGVLHAGFYYSPDSLKAKLTKDGNLYWKDYCLKNHLPYKNTQKVVVTKNEDELKTLWELYQRGNKNQVPLKLIDEKELKEIEPKAKTFQRALYSPLTGNVDPKKISFHLKEELSKTSVLFLFSEPYITRRKDQVITKNYQIKSRFIINAAGLYADRIAKGFGVGKDYTILPFKGLYLEAENQNFFRTNIYPVPDLNFPFLGVHFTITIDDKIKIGPTAIPAFWREQYSGFENFRFGELLKILYHGSSLFLRSSFEFRSFAAEEIKKYNRSYLLKKAMMLVSEIPERKFRWGKAGIRAQLLNKKTLQLVNDFVVEQEENSIHVLNAVSPAFTAAYPFAKYVIEKYIRIY; this comes from the coding sequence ATGCAAAAGGTTGAGACTGACTTTTTGGTCATTGGTGCTGGGATTATTGGACTTGTCTTTGCTAAAAGACTCAAAGAAGTTTTTACGGATGCAAAGATCATTATTATTGATAAAGAAAATGATGTAGCACTCCATGCAAGTAGCAGAAACAGTGGGGTGCTTCATGCCGGGTTTTACTATTCACCTGATTCCCTCAAAGCAAAATTGACAAAAGATGGAAATCTCTACTGGAAGGACTATTGCCTCAAAAATCACTTACCCTATAAAAACACCCAAAAAGTCGTTGTTACAAAAAACGAAGATGAATTAAAAACCCTCTGGGAGCTCTATCAGAGAGGAAATAAGAATCAAGTTCCGCTAAAACTGATCGACGAAAAAGAACTCAAAGAAATTGAACCCAAGGCAAAAACCTTTCAAAGGGCATTATATTCACCTTTAACAGGGAATGTGGACCCAAAAAAAATCAGTTTTCATTTGAAAGAAGAATTATCAAAAACTTCAGTGTTATTTCTTTTCTCAGAACCCTACATCACTAGAAGAAAAGATCAAGTGATCACGAAAAACTATCAAATTAAAAGTAGGTTCATCATCAATGCTGCAGGCTTGTATGCGGATAGGATAGCTAAAGGTTTTGGAGTGGGAAAAGATTATACGATTTTACCCTTTAAAGGACTCTATCTTGAGGCAGAGAATCAAAACTTTTTTCGAACGAATATTTATCCTGTTCCAGATTTGAACTTCCCTTTTTTGGGGGTTCATTTCACTATTACTATTGATGATAAAATCAAAATCGGACCTACGGCTATACCAGCTTTTTGGCGAGAACAGTATTCGGGTTTTGAGAATTTTCGTTTTGGGGAATTATTAAAGATACTTTATCATGGTTCATCTCTTTTTTTGAGAAGTTCCTTTGAGTTTCGTAGTTTTGCAGCAGAAGAAATAAAAAAATACAATAGATCGTATTTACTGAAAAAAGCCATGATGTTGGTCTCAGAAATTCCAGAACGAAAATTTCGATGGGGCAAAGCAGGGATTCGTGCCCAACTTTTGAATAAAAAGACTTTACAACTTGTGAATGATTTTGTCGTAGAACAAGAAGAAAATTCCATTCATGTTTTGAATGCAGTTTCACCTGCTTTTACAGCAGCATATCCTTTTGCTAAATATGTGATAGAAAAGTATATACGAATTTATTAG
- a CDS encoding ribose-phosphate pyrophosphokinase has product MSFELLLISGNANRPLAEEVAKYLNLKLADVSIKKFSDGEISVKINENIRGKDVFIIQPTSAPANDHIMELLLTVDAVRRASAKRITVVIPYYGYGRQDRKSEPRVPISARVIADILQVTGPDRVLTVDLHADQIQGFFHIPVDNIYAAPVFINYIKNKQFEAPVVISPDTGGVERARYVARHIEANLAIIDKRRPQPNDAEIMNVIGDVEGRECIIYDDIIDTAGTITKAARALKEKGAKKVIACATHAVLSGNAIEKLQNSELDEVVFTNTIYLPPEKRIPKIVVLSIAVLLGESIRRIHNEESISSLFL; this is encoded by the coding sequence ATGAGTTTTGAACTTTTGTTAATATCAGGCAATGCAAATCGACCCTTAGCAGAAGAAGTCGCTAAGTATTTGAATCTAAAATTAGCTGATGTGAGTATAAAAAAATTTTCAGATGGGGAAATATCAGTAAAAATCAACGAAAACATACGAGGTAAAGATGTTTTTATCATCCAACCTACATCAGCGCCAGCAAATGATCACATAATGGAACTTTTATTGACTGTCGATGCCGTTCGAAGAGCTTCTGCGAAACGAATTACTGTAGTTATTCCGTATTATGGATATGGTAGGCAAGATAGAAAATCTGAGCCAAGAGTCCCCATCTCAGCAAGAGTAATAGCCGATATTTTGCAAGTAACTGGTCCCGATCGAGTTTTAACTGTAGATTTACATGCAGATCAGATTCAAGGTTTTTTTCACATCCCTGTTGATAATATTTATGCAGCTCCTGTGTTCATTAATTACATCAAAAATAAACAATTTGAAGCTCCTGTCGTGATTTCTCCTGATACGGGGGGTGTAGAGCGAGCACGATATGTTGCAAGGCACATAGAAGCAAATTTAGCTATCATAGATAAAAGAAGACCTCAGCCTAATGATGCAGAGATCATGAATGTGATTGGCGATGTAGAGGGTAGAGAATGTATTATTTATGATGATATAATTGACACAGCCGGAACTATTACAAAAGCAGCGAGAGCTCTAAAAGAAAAAGGGGCAAAAAAAGTAATTGCTTGTGCCACTCATGCCGTGCTCTCTGGGAATGCTATAGAAAAATTACAAAATTCAGAACTGGATGAAGTTGTATTTACAAATACAATTTATTTACCACCAGAGAAAAGAATACCCAAAATTGTGGTTTTATCGATTGCAGTATTATTAGGAGAGTCTATTCGAAGAATCCACAATGAAGAATCCATAAGTTCCCTTTTTTTATAA
- a CDS encoding NTP transferase domain-containing protein, protein MVSEKYAVVLAAGKGTRMKSDLPKVLMEVAEKPMIHHVLENLFHIDLEKILIVVGYKKELVEEKTQEFVHQNYPEKSSKIEFVEQKEQLGTAHAFLMTEPYLSQKRGLVLVTAGDMPLIKTKSFLKLFELCEVHQTPGSVLGAVLENPTGYGRFVRNKEGLLEAIIEEKDADEETKKIKEINTGCYVFRLPGVFHVIKQINNHNVQKEYYLPDVIKVYRKQNQFFSVYTLQDSREAFGANTIDELNELNRIYYLLK, encoded by the coding sequence ATGGTATCAGAGAAATATGCTGTTGTTCTTGCCGCTGGGAAGGGCACACGAATGAAATCCGATCTTCCTAAAGTACTAATGGAAGTGGCAGAAAAACCCATGATTCATCATGTTTTGGAAAATTTGTTTCATATAGACTTAGAGAAAATTTTGATTGTAGTAGGATATAAAAAAGAATTAGTAGAGGAAAAAACTCAGGAATTTGTTCATCAAAACTATCCAGAAAAATCATCCAAAATTGAATTTGTTGAACAAAAAGAACAATTAGGAACAGCACATGCCTTCTTGATGACTGAGCCATATTTGTCTCAAAAGAGGGGGTTGGTTTTAGTGACAGCTGGAGACATGCCCTTGATCAAAACAAAATCGTTTTTAAAATTGTTTGAGCTTTGTGAGGTTCATCAAACCCCTGGTTCTGTTCTTGGTGCTGTTTTAGAAAATCCCACAGGTTATGGAAGGTTCGTTCGAAACAAAGAAGGCTTATTAGAAGCCATAATCGAAGAAAAAGATGCTGATGAAGAAACAAAAAAAATCAAAGAAATCAATACAGGATGTTATGTATTTCGTCTTCCTGGGGTTTTTCATGTAATCAAACAAATCAACAATCATAATGTCCAGAAAGAATATTATCTTCCTGATGTGATTAAAGTTTATCGAAAGCAAAATCAATTTTTCTCTGTTTATACATTGCAGGACTCACGCGAAGCATTTGGAGCAAACACCATTGATGAATTAAATGAGTTAAATCGTATTTATTACTTGCTCAAATAG
- the rpmG gene encoding 50S ribosomal protein L33, producing the protein MREIIKLESTAKTGYFYTTTKNKKKQTSKLEVRKYDPIVRKHVKFVEKKISK; encoded by the coding sequence ATGAGAGAAATAATCAAATTAGAATCAACAGCAAAAACAGGCTATTTTTATACCACAACAAAAAACAAGAAAAAGCAAACTTCGAAATTAGAAGTTCGAAAATACGACCCTATTGTAAGAAAACACGTCAAGTTTGTTGAGAAGAAAATCTCTAAATGA
- the secG gene encoding preprotein translocase subunit SecG, whose amino-acid sequence MEFLKMALIVIFIILSFVLMFFILIQSGKGGSLGIMGGASNTPFGASTMDIVEKITWWGIALFFVFAILLAILFAEPRRKITIPEETPPNIPVEKSNTEQNSGEKK is encoded by the coding sequence ATGGAATTTCTCAAAATGGCGTTGATAGTTATTTTTATTATACTGAGTTTTGTTTTGATGTTTTTTATTTTAATTCAATCTGGTAAAGGGGGGAGTTTAGGTATTATGGGGGGTGCATCAAATACTCCATTTGGTGCTTCTACTATGGATATTGTAGAGAAAATCACTTGGTGGGGGATAGCTCTTTTTTTTGTTTTTGCGATTTTGTTGGCAATTTTATTTGCTGAACCACGAAGAAAAATCACTATTCCAGAAGAAACACCCCCAAATATTCCCGTAGAAAAATCTAATACCGAACAAAATTCAGGAGAAAAAAAATAA
- a CDS encoding NAD(P)-dependent oxidoreductase, whose product MKTISIIGVGIMGRGMAINLQKKGYRLKLYARNPKKIQDLQNQHTIITDSLKEAVKDSDLTVLCLTEDSVVEKIFFHPDFLGTPQKVIVDTGTTSPELTLRMFEEAKSIGVRFFDAPMTGSKNAALAGQILYMMGGTKEDYEAGKDLFETCGRKTIFCGPVSYGQRAKIALNLVQAGVYQILIEGFFLAKKQGVDFEVFYEILQNSAVNSPILEAKMSLAKQKNFEPHFSLKNMNKDVNHAIQQAIKHQVALPLSMGLKSIYNAGMNEGYGEEDFASLVKIMEKLNTMEL is encoded by the coding sequence ATGAAAACCATAAGTATCATTGGTGTAGGAATCATGGGTAGGGGGATGGCCATCAACCTTCAAAAAAAAGGATACCGTCTAAAACTTTATGCAAGGAATCCAAAAAAAATTCAGGACTTACAAAACCAACATACAATCATTACGGATTCTTTGAAAGAAGCTGTGAAAGATAGTGATTTGACTGTACTTTGCTTAACTGAGGATTCCGTTGTTGAAAAGATTTTTTTTCATCCTGATTTTTTGGGAACACCACAGAAAGTTATTGTCGATACTGGGACCACTTCTCCTGAGTTAACCCTTCGGATGTTTGAAGAGGCAAAATCAATAGGGGTCCGCTTTTTTGATGCACCCATGACGGGAAGTAAAAACGCCGCCTTAGCAGGTCAGATTTTATATATGATGGGGGGAACAAAAGAGGATTATGAAGCTGGCAAAGATCTTTTTGAAACCTGTGGTAGAAAGACAATTTTTTGTGGACCAGTTTCCTACGGACAAAGAGCCAAGATTGCTTTGAATTTGGTTCAAGCGGGCGTGTATCAAATCCTTATAGAAGGATTTTTCTTAGCTAAAAAGCAGGGAGTTGATTTTGAAGTTTTTTATGAAATTCTCCAAAATTCAGCTGTAAATTCTCCTATTTTGGAAGCCAAAATGTCGTTAGCAAAACAAAAGAATTTTGAACCTCATTTTTCTTTGAAGAACATGAACAAAGATGTCAACCATGCTATACAACAAGCAATCAAGCATCAAGTAGCTCTTCCCTTATCGATGGGACTAAAGTCAATCTACAATGCAGGTATGAATGAAGGTTATGGAGAAGAAGATTTTGCCAGCTTAGTAAAAATCATGGAAAAATTAAATACGATGGAATTATAA
- a CDS encoding AAA family ATPase — protein MKLRKLTLEGFKSYKDQITIDFTRLPENQIFLIVGNTGAGKSTILDAIQFALFGEYKDGLKNYEHINAQVLNSLGYLSSQKTKKNYLSKVELEFEYNGKIYTIKRYTKYNFKKEDKKLKGSIKSLQELDKEELLKKIKFETETEILSTKSGPMQKLPFFGGIEIKDFTEKFLDQFQKIVVIPQNRFSDFLKLKSDERADFLAKVFQLDFYEKFINFIDEKRKQLEKEIELKRNDLETILERNLIKKSIEDNHVISEFDLKIQELENQKKNLEESKRGKEEKKKNLSQQENEKKDEKKKIEDIIKDLNKYDKKVKEYQEKILSKQEEIKQKKEKIENARKVSDLYPIFKQIEKLENDIKKSQEEINAKEKEKQKKQKELDDKKKRVRRKGRGKKIKGVPKV, from the coding sequence ATGAAATTGAGAAAGTTAACCTTAGAAGGTTTCAAATCCTATAAAGATCAAATTACAATAGATTTTACAAGATTACCTGAGAATCAAATCTTTCTTATTGTTGGAAACACAGGGGCGGGGAAATCTACAATTTTAGATGCCATACAATTTGCCCTTTTTGGTGAGTATAAAGATGGTTTGAAAAATTATGAGCATATAAATGCTCAAGTACTCAACTCTCTTGGTTATTTGAGTTCTCAGAAAACGAAAAAAAATTATTTATCGAAAGTTGAGTTAGAATTCGAGTATAATGGCAAAATCTATACTATTAAACGATATACAAAATACAATTTTAAAAAAGAAGATAAAAAATTAAAAGGTTCAATAAAGTCTCTACAAGAATTGGATAAAGAGGAATTACTAAAAAAAATCAAATTCGAAACTGAAACAGAAATTCTTAGTACTAAATCGGGACCTATGCAAAAGTTGCCCTTTTTCGGAGGAATTGAAATAAAAGATTTTACTGAAAAATTTTTAGATCAGTTTCAAAAAATTGTGGTAATACCTCAAAATAGGTTTAGCGACTTCTTGAAGTTGAAATCAGACGAAAGAGCTGATTTCCTTGCTAAAGTATTTCAATTAGATTTCTATGAAAAATTTATTAATTTTATTGATGAGAAAAGAAAGCAGTTAGAGAAGGAAATTGAATTAAAAAGAAATGATTTAGAGACAATTTTAGAAAGAAATTTAATCAAGAAATCCATTGAAGACAATCATGTGATTTCGGAATTTGACCTGAAAATACAAGAATTAGAAAATCAAAAGAAAAATTTAGAAGAATCAAAACGAGGTAAAGAAGAAAAGAAAAAAAACTTGAGTCAACAGGAAAATGAGAAAAAAGATGAAAAGAAAAAAATCGAGGACATCATCAAGGATTTGAATAAATATGATAAAAAAGTAAAGGAATACCAGGAAAAAATCTTATCAAAGCAAGAAGAGATAAAGCAAAAAAAAGAAAAAATCGAAAATGCGAGAAAGGTTTCGGATTTATACCCAATCTTCAAACAAATTGAAAAGTTAGAAAATGATATTAAAAAATCTCAAGAAGAGATCAATGCAAAAGAAAAGGAAAAACAGAAAAAACAAAAGGAACTTGATGATAAAAAAAAAAGAGTTAGAAGGAAAGGAAGGGGAAAAAAAATCAAAGGAGTACCAAAAGTATAA
- a CDS encoding exonuclease SbcCD subunit D codes for MKILHTADWHLGKKFHEISLFEVQRELLNQIIEKLNELKPDVFVLAGDIYQHYNPSDEAVNLFDEFLVKAVKSHPGTTFIIINGNHDSSDKLNFGSQLMVENLKIISKLPSTKEPKPLKIPIHKNGFDFDFYVIPFIRIFDFNQQFPDHRVDDHKGVYETLFSSLEIDHGIPILITHAAIDYMGYSEDKTSEDDTYGNVGLVSAEVFKKFKLVLLGHFHKHLKFSDSIYYSGSIYKYSEREVSHTKGILLHEWDGKTFQTKLIPLKPMRDVVYIEDTKSNIINNSKYHQHKDDFVFINIKDTSLSYHERARLKDELSNYFNNIVSITYEELISNLRSWQYNLTYEEVHELSIEQLFSKFLDYVTQTQKEETDATSPKKEPTLEKTSDDDTSLPRDEFIKIIKQYYDEFKKGDLIIGG; via the coding sequence ATGAAAATTTTGCATACAGCTGACTGGCATCTTGGAAAGAAATTTCATGAAATATCCCTTTTTGAGGTTCAAAGGGAATTACTCAATCAAATCATAGAAAAGCTTAATGAATTAAAGCCAGATGTTTTTGTTTTGGCTGGGGATATTTATCAGCATTATAATCCCTCAGACGAAGCCGTAAATTTATTCGATGAATTTTTAGTAAAAGCAGTGAAATCTCATCCAGGAACCACCTTCATCATCATTAACGGAAATCATGATTCTTCTGACAAGCTCAATTTTGGTTCCCAACTAATGGTAGAAAATCTAAAAATCATATCCAAACTACCATCAACGAAAGAGCCAAAGCCATTAAAAATTCCCATCCACAAAAATGGTTTTGATTTTGATTTTTATGTTATTCCATTTATTCGTATTTTTGATTTCAACCAGCAATTTCCTGATCATAGAGTCGATGATCATAAGGGAGTTTACGAAACTCTGTTCTCTTCTTTAGAAATAGATCATGGGATTCCAATTTTGATTACTCACGCTGCGATAGATTATATGGGTTATTCAGAAGACAAAACTTCTGAAGATGATACTTATGGAAATGTAGGATTGGTCTCGGCTGAGGTTTTTAAAAAATTCAAGTTGGTTTTACTTGGGCATTTTCACAAGCATTTAAAGTTTTCAGATTCAATTTACTATTCGGGTTCTATTTATAAGTACTCTGAGAGGGAAGTTTCTCATACCAAAGGGATTCTTCTGCATGAATGGGATGGGAAAACATTTCAAACAAAATTAATCCCACTTAAACCCATGAGGGACGTAGTCTATATTGAGGACACTAAATCGAATATCATTAACAATTCAAAATATCATCAACACAAAGACGATTTTGTTTTTATCAATATAAAAGATACTTCCCTTTCTTATCATGAACGAGCTCGTTTGAAGGACGAATTATCTAACTATTTTAATAACATAGTATCCATTACGTATGAAGAATTAATTTCAAATTTGAGGAGTTGGCAATATAACCTTACTTATGAAGAAGTTCATGAACTATCGATTGAACAACTATTTTCCAAGTTTTTAGACTATGTAACTCAGACTCAGAAAGAAGAAACTGATGCTACATCACCAAAAAAAGAGCCAACCCTCGAGAAAACATCAGATGATGACACTTCATTACCAAGAGATGAATTCATAAAAATCATTAAGCAATACTATGATGAATTTAAAAAAGGAGATTTAATAATAGGAGGTTAA